The Radiobacillus deserti genomic interval TAGAATAAGAAGAGGTTGAGACAAAAGTATAGGAAGCAATGAAAAAACGAACAATTATGATTAGTGCCTATACCCCGCTCCGGAAATATACGACGCTTTCCGCAGGCGGCTGGTGAGCCTTTCCTCCCGCTGGAGTCTTTCCGGAGCTAGTATAGGCTGTTGTTCGGCTTTTTGGCTTGTCTTTTTAGTTATGTCCAAGCCCCTTTATTTATCCTTTTCTTCTCTTTGTTCTTCTAATTTGGCTAAAATCTTATGAAACTCTTTGCTCGGTGGAGTTAGGCTTACGACAATGTCTCCAGCTGCCGCTTTAGGATTCGATTCATTCGTCAGAAAATCAATTTCTCCTGATTCCTTCAGGATGAACAGCACTGTTGTATCTTGTCCACGTTCATCTAAATACTGATTGTACGTATATTGCTCTGTAATCGTCGTTTTTCTGAATACATACCCTGAATCAATTCGGCTAAAGAGACTTTCTAAGGAGGAACGATCAGAGAAAAGAAACCTCCCACCAATCGTATTTACTAAATCCTTTACCTCCCTTTCATCATCCAACTGAACAGGCAACTTGAACACATTACTACGACCAAACTCTGGAACAAATGTCGTACATACCAACGCATTATACGAATCAAAATCGGAAGCTGATATTAAATAATCATATGGGGTCATATCCAATCGGTATTCTGTTTGCTCAGACAGGATTTCCCCATGATACACATGAATACCAGCGTTCCTTGCAATACCGAGACGCTGCCATGAACTATCAACTATAATAGAAGGTATATCTAAATCATCAAATGTTTCAGCCAATGCCTTTGTAAATATATTGCTACCTACCATTATTACACCGGGTTGATCCTCTGCAGCAAGATTTAACTTTTTAGCTAACCAACCAATAGAAAACCCATGCGTGCAAACCGTAAAGAATACAAGAGCAAACGTTAACGAGGTAATAATCGCCGCATCCTGGTATCCTTCATCAAGCAGTACGGATGCAAAATACCCAGAGACCGTTAAAGCAACAATCCCACGTGGCGCAATCCAACCTACTAAGAGCTTCTCGGCCGTTGACAGATCCGTTCGAATGGTTGAGAGGAAAATGGAGAGTGGTCGAACGACAAATAACATAAGTAGAACGAAACCAATAATCTTTACGTTAAAAATCTCCATCAGCGTCTCTCTCGTTAAGGACGCGGTTAACATGACGAATATGGCAGAAATTAATAATATCGATAAATTTTCTTTAAAATGACGCATATCGCGTATTGACGATATCCCCATATTCGCAAGTGTCATTCCCATTGCAGTCACAGCAAGCAATCCTGTTTCATGCATAATCTCATCGGCAATCGTAAAGCATGCAATTACGGTCGTAAATACTACTGGCGATTTAAGGAACTCTGGAATGTAGCCATGCTCGAACATCCATCCAATCCCTTTCCCACATAACACGCCGATCACAACTGCAAATAAGGACGCTAAGCAAAAGACGAGTAGGGAACCTATATGTCCGCCATCCTCTGCAAAGAACACGATAACTTCTAATGCAAAAACAGCCAATAATGCTCCTAACGGGTCGACAATAATCCCTTCCCACTTTAATATCTTAGCAGGGCGCGGTTTAAGTTTGGATTGCCTAAGTAAAGGTAAAATAACTGTTGGTCCGGTTACAATAAACAAAGCTCCTATGACGAAAGATACGGTTAAAGACAAGCCAGCAACGTAATGGGCCGCCAATGAACCTAACAGCCAACTAATAGCTGCACCAAACGTAGAAATTCGAAAAACTGGTTTTCCTAGCCCTTTTATGTCTTTAATATCTAAATTGAGACTACCTTCAAACAAAATAATAGCAACTGCTATAGAAATAATAGGACTATATAAATCGCCAAAATCTTGTTCAGGATTCATTAGTCCCAAGATTGGTCCTGCAAAAAGACCAACAATTGACATCACAACAATCGCTGGCATACGAAATCTCCACGAAAGCCATTGCGATCCAATTCCTAATAACCCAATGATCATGAACTCTAACGATATAGAGTGAATCATTTTTAATCCCCCTCTATTCCCCAATTTCAATAGGATGGATGGGCAGTCTCTTTTATGAAGACTGCCCATCCCCCAAATTTTTTATATCTGAATAGCTTATATTCTTAGTTTTTAAATATGACATTATATTATCCTTTTTTTCGTTCACCTAAACATCGAAAACACGTACATGTTTGTTAGCCAACGCCTTTTAAATACGGTAAACTAGGGTTAACGATATGGTAATGATTATAGTAAAGGACGGTTTAAATGATCGCACAAGCAGAAGATTTATTACAACAATATTATGGGTACACATCGTTCCGAAACGGGCAAAAAACGGTCATTGACCAGCTCCTAGAAAATCAAAACACGTTAGCCGTAATGCCAACGGGTGGCGGAAAATCCATCTGCTATCAAATACCTGGCCTCCTACTAGATGGAACAGCGATTATTATCTCTCCGCTTATTTCCTTAATGAAAGACCAAGTGGATGCCTTACAAGCCCTTGGTATCTCTGCAACGTTTATAAATAGCTCTTTATCCACCAATGAACAACAAGAGCGTTTAACCCAGGTTCGATTAGGAAGCTATAAGTTTTTGTATGTTGCACCAGAAAGGTTTGAATCCCAATCGTTTATACAAACAATCAATTCCATCCCTCTATCCTTAATTGCTTTTGATGAGGCACACTGTATTTCGCAATGGGGACATGATTTCCGACCAAGCTATCGTTCCATCGTTCCTGCACTAAAGCAAGTTACGAATTTACCTGTCTTGGCAGCCATGACTGCTACAGCAACAGAGGAAGTCATGACAGATATTCAATCCCTGCTGTCTATCTCTTCAGATAACATTGTCAATACAGGATTTGCAAGAGAGAACCTCTCTTTCCAAGTAGTAAAGGGACAGGATAAAAAGTCATTTATTTCTTCTTATATAGAAGCTAGAAAACTAGAATCCGGAATTATTTATACGGCAACAAGAAAACAAACGGACAATGTTCATGCCTTTTTAGAAAAGAAAGGGCTTCAAGTAGCTAAGTATCACGGCGGTTTGTCCGAAACTCAAAGAAAAGAAGAACAGTTCGCCTTTATTCAAGATGAAAAGACGATTATGGTGGCGACAAACGCCTTCGGTATGGGGATTGACAAATCGAACGTTCGATATGTTATTCACTATGCACTTCCAATGAATATTGAATCCTATTATCAAGAAGCAGGAAGGGCTGGTAGAGATGGCGAGCCAAGTGACTGTATTCTATTATTTGCAGGTCAGGATATCCAGTTACAAAAATTTCTTATTGATCAATCCATGGCAGATTCTCCTAAAAAAGCCCAGGAGTATGCAAAGCTCCAAGCGATGATTAATTATTGCCATACGGAGCAGTGTTTACAGGCATTCATACTTGATTACTTCCAAGACGAATCTATCTCAAAGAACTGTGGTTCTTGCAGTAACTGTACACACCAAGGCGAAAAAACAGATATGACAAGAGAAGCTCAAATGGTATTGTCTTGTGTGAAAAGAATGGGAGAGCGGTTCGGGGCCAGTCTAACGGCGAAAGTCTTAAAGGGGTCTAAGGATAAAAAGGTGAAAGAATTCCGTCTAGATAGTCTCTCCACTTACGGACTAATGTCTTCTTATACAGAAAAAGATATTACCCAGTTCATTCACTTTCTTATTGCAGAAAACTTCTTATCACCTGGTCAAGAACGATTTCCGATTCTTTCTTTAACAAAAAATGCGGAACCTGTTTTGAAAGGAAAACAAAAGGTTTGGATGCAGCAAATCAAAATAAATCCTCATGCAGAAGTAGACTATCAAGTCTCCTTATTTGAAGAATTACGGATGCTTCGAAAACGAATGGCTGAGCAAGACCAAGTGCCTCCATATGTATTATTTTCCGATGCAACCTTAAAAGAGATGACAAGACATCTACCAGATTCCGATGAAAAACTCCTTCTCATTAAAGGGGTAGGAGAAAAGAAGTTAGAACAATACGGCAGAGCCTTTTTAGAAACCATCGCCAATTGGAAAGAGAGAAATCAGGATCTAAGTAAAAAGCATGAGGAAGCACCTAGTCATATTCAATCCTACACCCTATTCCAACAAGGGTATGACCTTCCTTCTATCGCTGCTTTACGAAACATTACCGAGCAAACCGTCACAAACCATCTCTTTACTTGTTTTAAAGAAGGAATGGACATAGATTGGAGTTTGTTCTTTGATGATGAACAGGAAGAAGTTGTTTTACAAATGCGTCAGCAGTTAGAGGAACCAAAGCTACGTGATTTAAAGGATCTTGTTCCTGAGGCGTACACCTATACAACAATTAAAGCTATCCTTACTAAGAATGGATATATGTAAAACGAATTATGTATATTAAGTTTTGAACTATAAAATGCCAGGCTGCTTTAAACAGCCTGGCATCCTTTTATTTTTCTGGTATGAATTCTTGCTCTTTATTTCTTTCTTGGCAATCTGTACAAAGCTTCATTTTTTCTTCTTGCTTATTCGTTAATAGTCTTCCGCAGCTACTACATTTTCCAAATTCATTTGGATTTCCTTGAAATCCGGAAAGATGCGCCTCTGGTCCTACCATGTATAGTCCCTCCTATTAAAACTATTAGCATTACATAGAAGGTTCCCTCTAGGAATGTTATTCAAACATTAAGCATCGAAGTTAAGCGCCCAGCTTCCTTTACGAAATACTGGCTCGGATTTCCCATCCTCTGTTATACCGTCGATATCCAATTCAGATGAGCCAATCATAAAGTCGACATGAGTTAAGCTATCGTTCACACCATGTTTATCTAGCTCTTCTTCATTCATATCTGCTCCACCTTCAAGATTGGTCGGATATGCTTTCCCAAGCGCAATGTGACAGGATGCATTTTCATCATAAAGCGTGTTGTAGAAAATTAAACCAGATTGTGAAATCGGAGATTCATTTGGAACAAGTGCAACCTCCCCTAATCTACGAGCACCCTCATCGCTATCTAATAAATGTTTGAGCGTATCGTAGCCCTTTTCAGCAGTAAAATCCACCACTTTTCCATCCTTGAAAGTTAAGCTGAACTTATCAATCATGTTTCCACCGTAAATTAATGGCATGGTACTCGAAACCGTTCCATTCACCCCATACTTATGTGGAAGTGTAAATACTTCTTCGGTTGGAATGTTCGGATTGAAATCAAGACCTTTTGCGTTCTTAGCCGATCCACCTTTCCAAATATGCCCCTCTGGTAGCTCCATCTCAAAGTCTGTTCCAGGTGCTTTATAAATAAGCTTTTTATATTTTTTCTTGTTTAGGAATGCTCTTGCTTTGCGTAATGTTGCATTATGCTCATCCCATGCTGTAACGGGATCTGGCAGATCAGCACGAACGATTTTAAAAATTTGTTCCCAAAGTGCTTCTATTGCATCCTCTTCTGATTTGTCAGGAAAGATTTTTTGTGCCCAATCCCCTGTTGGAATAGAAATAAGGGACCACGGAATAATGTCATTCATCGTGTATGTACGGAATTCTTTCATCGCTTCTGCACTAGCCTTTGTTGCTTTTGCAACCTTCTCTGGATCTATATCCTTCAATAAATCAGGATTTGTAGAACGAATTGCTAAAAGAGCTCCACCATCT includes:
- a CDS encoding cation:proton antiporter: MIHSISLEFMIIGLLGIGSQWLSWRFRMPAIVVMSIVGLFAGPILGLMNPEQDFGDLYSPIISIAVAIILFEGSLNLDIKDIKGLGKPVFRISTFGAAISWLLGSLAAHYVAGLSLTVSFVIGALFIVTGPTVILPLLRQSKLKPRPAKILKWEGIIVDPLGALLAVFALEVIVFFAEDGGHIGSLLVFCLASLFAVVIGVLCGKGIGWMFEHGYIPEFLKSPVVFTTVIACFTIADEIMHETGLLAVTAMGMTLANMGISSIRDMRHFKENLSILLISAIFVMLTASLTRETLMEIFNVKIIGFVLLMLFVVRPLSIFLSTIRTDLSTAEKLLVGWIAPRGIVALTVSGYFASVLLDEGYQDAAIITSLTFALVFFTVCTHGFSIGWLAKKLNLAAEDQPGVIMVGSNIFTKALAETFDDLDIPSIIVDSSWQRLGIARNAGIHVYHGEILSEQTEYRLDMTPYDYLISASDFDSYNALVCTTFVPEFGRSNVFKLPVQLDDEREVKDLVNTIGGRFLFSDRSSLESLFSRIDSGYVFRKTTITEQYTYNQYLDERGQDTTVLFILKESGEIDFLTNESNPKAAAGDIVVSLTPPSKEFHKILAKLEEQREEKDK
- the recQ gene encoding DNA helicase RecQ, which gives rise to MIAQAEDLLQQYYGYTSFRNGQKTVIDQLLENQNTLAVMPTGGGKSICYQIPGLLLDGTAIIISPLISLMKDQVDALQALGISATFINSSLSTNEQQERLTQVRLGSYKFLYVAPERFESQSFIQTINSIPLSLIAFDEAHCISQWGHDFRPSYRSIVPALKQVTNLPVLAAMTATATEEVMTDIQSLLSISSDNIVNTGFARENLSFQVVKGQDKKSFISSYIEARKLESGIIYTATRKQTDNVHAFLEKKGLQVAKYHGGLSETQRKEEQFAFIQDEKTIMVATNAFGMGIDKSNVRYVIHYALPMNIESYYQEAGRAGRDGEPSDCILLFAGQDIQLQKFLIDQSMADSPKKAQEYAKLQAMINYCHTEQCLQAFILDYFQDESISKNCGSCSNCTHQGEKTDMTREAQMVLSCVKRMGERFGASLTAKVLKGSKDKKVKEFRLDSLSTYGLMSSYTEKDITQFIHFLIAENFLSPGQERFPILSLTKNAEPVLKGKQKVWMQQIKINPHAEVDYQVSLFEELRMLRKRMAEQDQVPPYVLFSDATLKEMTRHLPDSDEKLLLIKGVGEKKLEQYGRAFLETIANWKERNQDLSKKHEEAPSHIQSYTLFQQGYDLPSIAALRNITEQTVTNHLFTCFKEGMDIDWSLFFDDEQEEVVLQMRQQLEEPKLRDLKDLVPEAYTYTTIKAILTKNGYM
- a CDS encoding aminopeptidase, which codes for MAEKQLMEKYAELALRTGVNIQKGQALMINAPIDGAEFTRIVAKKAYELGAKNVHINWNDDELTLLKYQYAPDEVLNDVPQWSVDKHLEFAKDGGALLAIRSTNPDLLKDIDPEKVAKATKASAEAMKEFRTYTMNDIIPWSLISIPTGDWAQKIFPDKSEEDAIEALWEQIFKIVRADLPDPVTAWDEHNATLRKARAFLNKKKYKKLIYKAPGTDFEMELPEGHIWKGGSAKNAKGLDFNPNIPTEEVFTLPHKYGVNGTVSSTMPLIYGGNMIDKFSLTFKDGKVVDFTAEKGYDTLKHLLDSDEGARRLGEVALVPNESPISQSGLIFYNTLYDENASCHIALGKAYPTNLEGGADMNEEELDKHGVNDSLTHVDFMIGSSELDIDGITEDGKSEPVFRKGSWALNFDA